One part of the Sporosarcina ureae genome encodes these proteins:
- a CDS encoding PTS fructose transporter subunit IIABC, with product MKITQLLTEKTINLHLHSSSKEAVLTELIQQLHDAGNLRDKEQFTNDILQRESQSTTGIGEGIAIPHAKSAAVQTPAIAFGRSIEGIDFESLDSQPAHLFFMIAASEGANNDHLDALSRLATFLMDTSFRDKILSAQTAADVLQAVNEKESELDEESVEEVQTTQEEKSTVRLLAVTACPTGIAHTYMAAEKLNERAKERGLSLKVETNGSSGVKNRLTDAEIAEADTIIVAADTKVEMARFAGKHVIQTKVGDAIYETDALLDRAIQKDAPIYQPEKGQEDTSSGEKKSGFYKHLMNGVSNMLPFVVGGGILIALSFFWGIESSNPDSPEYNAFAAMLNTIGGGKAFFLMVPVLAGFIASSIADRPGFAPGMIGGLIAVTVSGVDGADGGSGFLGGLIAGFLAGYITLLVKKLFARLPNSLEGLKPVLFYPVFSIAATGLIMLVINPQLAKLYTGFSTFLEGMGGTNQILVGLIIGGMMAVDMGGPINKAAYTFGIAMLDAQNFQFIAAVMAGGMVPPLGMAIATTLFKNRYTKTEREAGKTAYVLGACFITEGVIPFAAADPLRVIPAAVVGAATAGALTMAFDISLRAPHGGIFVMGLVEGGISKIVLYALAIVVGSIITGLLAGMLRKKPA from the coding sequence ATGAAAATTACACAACTCTTGACGGAAAAGACAATTAATTTGCATTTGCATTCCAGCTCCAAAGAAGCGGTCCTAACAGAACTGATCCAGCAGCTACATGATGCGGGGAATCTGCGTGATAAAGAACAATTTACAAATGATATTCTACAACGTGAGAGTCAGAGTACAACGGGGATTGGAGAAGGAATTGCTATCCCGCATGCGAAGTCAGCTGCGGTGCAAACACCTGCTATCGCGTTTGGTCGATCTATTGAAGGAATAGATTTTGAATCGCTTGATAGTCAACCTGCACACTTGTTTTTCATGATTGCTGCGAGTGAAGGGGCTAACAACGATCATTTGGATGCACTGTCTAGATTGGCTACATTCTTGATGGATACGTCATTCCGCGACAAAATCTTGTCTGCACAAACAGCGGCGGACGTTTTGCAAGCTGTTAATGAGAAGGAATCGGAATTAGATGAGGAATCCGTGGAAGAAGTTCAAACAACTCAAGAAGAGAAGTCAACTGTACGTCTGCTAGCGGTCACTGCGTGTCCAACAGGAATTGCACATACGTATATGGCTGCTGAAAAACTGAATGAGAGAGCAAAAGAACGTGGTCTTTCTTTGAAAGTCGAAACAAACGGTTCATCAGGTGTGAAGAATAGATTAACAGATGCAGAAATTGCGGAGGCAGACACCATTATTGTCGCGGCAGATACCAAAGTCGAAATGGCACGATTCGCTGGTAAACATGTGATCCAGACGAAAGTCGGGGATGCGATCTATGAAACCGATGCGTTATTGGACAGAGCGATTCAAAAAGATGCACCGATTTATCAACCTGAAAAAGGTCAGGAAGATACATCATCAGGGGAAAAGAAAAGCGGTTTTTATAAGCATTTGATGAATGGCGTATCCAACATGCTACCATTCGTTGTCGGTGGGGGAATATTGATAGCGCTCTCTTTCTTTTGGGGAATTGAATCATCCAATCCTGACAGTCCTGAATATAATGCTTTTGCAGCCATGCTTAACACTATAGGCGGTGGGAAAGCATTCTTCCTGATGGTTCCTGTATTGGCTGGTTTCATTGCTTCAAGTATAGCGGATCGACCTGGTTTTGCTCCTGGTATGATTGGCGGTTTGATTGCTGTTACAGTTTCAGGTGTGGATGGAGCAGACGGCGGTTCAGGATTTTTAGGGGGATTAATCGCTGGATTCTTGGCAGGATATATTACATTACTCGTCAAAAAACTGTTTGCGCGTTTGCCTAATTCATTGGAAGGGTTAAAGCCAGTACTGTTTTATCCGGTTTTCAGTATTGCAGCGACAGGATTAATCATGTTGGTCATCAATCCACAGTTGGCTAAGCTATACACAGGATTCTCTACTTTCCTTGAAGGAATGGGTGGGACAAATCAAATTTTGGTTGGTTTAATCATTGGTGGAATGATGGCTGTGGATATGGGTGGACCCATTAATAAAGCAGCGTACACATTCGGTATTGCGATGCTTGACGCACAAAACTTCCAATTTATTGCGGCTGTAATGGCTGGCGGTATGGTACCACCGCTTGGGATGGCCATAGCGACTACATTATTTAAGAATCGTTATACAAAAACTGAGCGCGAGGCTGGTAAAACAGCGTATGTGCTGGGCGCTTGCTTCATAACAGAAGGTGTCATTCCGTTTGCAGCAGCTGACCCATTGCGTGTTATTCCCGCTGCCGTAGTAGGGGCAGCGACGGCAGGTGCACTGACGATGGCTTTTGATATCTCCTTGCGTGCACCACATGGTGGAATCTTCGTCATGGGTCTCGTCGAAGGTGGAATTAGCAAGATTGTGCTTTACGCTTTAGCAATTGTCGTGGGTTCTATCATTACTGGACTACTTGCAGGAATGTTACGGAAGAAGCCCGCTTAA
- the pfkB gene encoding 1-phosphofructokinase, translated as MIYTCTFMPSVDYTTYIPAFELGELNRSNEVYYYPGGKGINVSRVVKRLGVDTIAGGFIGGFTGDYIENFLRDEGVKTDFIRTPENTRINVKIKSTEETELNGPGPELNEQNIQSLIERIGRLSEEDWLIIAGRIPASLPSSFLLELAAYCEQNKVKLVVDTSGPALKQIMEIIKPFFIKPNVQELEELVGKTIHSKEEAIVYAKELIGDGIQHVVVSMGGEGALYVSDEETLFATVPKGKLVNSVGAGDSLVSGFIASYSQDGCAEKAFRYGVASGSATAFQSDLCKKEDVESLVSQVIISKQ; from the coding sequence ATGATTTATACATGTACATTCATGCCATCAGTGGACTATACCACCTATATACCCGCTTTTGAGCTTGGAGAACTAAATCGTTCAAATGAAGTATATTATTACCCTGGAGGAAAAGGTATAAACGTATCGAGGGTAGTCAAAAGACTAGGTGTAGATACTATAGCGGGGGGCTTCATTGGCGGTTTCACAGGAGATTATATCGAGAACTTTTTACGAGATGAAGGAGTAAAAACGGATTTTATTCGGACACCAGAAAACACTCGAATTAATGTGAAGATCAAATCTACCGAAGAAACAGAATTAAATGGACCGGGGCCTGAATTGAATGAACAGAATATTCAAAGCCTTATCGAGCGAATTGGACGCTTATCAGAAGAAGACTGGTTGATAATTGCAGGAAGGATACCAGCCTCGTTACCTTCATCTTTTTTATTAGAACTTGCAGCATATTGTGAACAAAATAAAGTGAAGCTGGTAGTTGATACGTCAGGACCAGCTTTGAAACAGATTATGGAAATAATCAAACCTTTCTTCATCAAACCCAATGTGCAAGAACTTGAAGAATTGGTTGGTAAGACTATACACAGTAAAGAAGAAGCGATTGTTTACGCTAAAGAATTAATCGGTGACGGAATTCAACATGTTGTAGTGTCGATGGGTGGGGAAGGTGCGCTCTATGTATCTGACGAAGAAACATTGTTTGCCACTGTACCAAAAGGAAAGCTAGTTAATTCAGTAGGTGCAGGAGATTCACTAGTATCGGGTTTTATTGCGTCTTATTCTCAGGATGGTTGTGCAGAAAAAGCATTTAGATATGGCGTAGCAAGCGGGAGTGCCACTGCTTTCCAATCTGATTTATGTAAAAAAGAAGATGTTGAATCGTTAGTAAGTCAAGTGATTATTAGCAAACAATAG
- a CDS encoding DeoR/GlpR family DNA-binding transcription regulator encodes MLTNERFELILNKLATHKTVKISELVEATSASESTIRRDLTELETLNKLQRIHGGATMPDRDMQELSISAKSEKYLAEKVQIASLAADLVKDGDFIYLDAGTTTYQMIPFLRDRNITVVTNGLTHVESLTEHGISSYLIGGYVKASTGALVGQQAMTSLKQYHFNKCFLGTNGVDSVNGYTTPDPDEASVKSLAAELSRTTYIVADHSKLRKSSFIKFLSIDEAVLLIDKLPDEILNELEEKTLVKVVQK; translated from the coding sequence ATGCTGACAAATGAACGGTTTGAATTGATTTTAAATAAATTAGCTACTCATAAAACAGTAAAGATCTCAGAATTAGTAGAAGCAACCAGCGCATCGGAATCTACCATTCGAAGAGATTTAACTGAACTTGAAACACTTAATAAACTTCAGCGTATTCATGGTGGAGCTACAATGCCAGATCGGGATATGCAGGAACTTAGCATCTCAGCGAAGTCAGAAAAGTATTTGGCAGAAAAAGTTCAAATTGCTTCATTGGCTGCGGACCTAGTAAAGGATGGAGATTTTATTTATCTAGACGCAGGTACAACTACGTATCAAATGATCCCTTTTCTAAGAGACCGTAATATAACGGTTGTAACAAATGGACTGACACATGTGGAATCACTAACTGAGCATGGTATTTCCTCTTATTTAATTGGAGGGTATGTCAAAGCGTCAACAGGTGCACTTGTAGGGCAACAGGCAATGACATCTTTGAAACAATATCATTTCAATAAATGCTTTCTCGGTACGAATGGAGTGGACTCTGTTAATGGATATACAACTCCCGATCCCGATGAAGCATCAGTGAAAAGTTTGGCAGCTGAGCTATCGAGAACCACGTACATTGTGGCGGATCATTCCAAATTGAGAAAAAGTAGTTTTATTAAATTTTTATCTATCGACGAAGCGGTATTACTGATAGATAAATTACCAGACGAGATCTTGAATGAACTAGAAGAAAAAACGTTAGTAAAGGTGGTACAGAAATGA
- a CDS encoding HPr family phosphocarrier protein, whose amino-acid sequence MIKKQFIFSNGEGLHARPAAQLVAAATPFKSELSLEYKEKKVNLKSILGVMSLGVAGGSTITLIADGEDEIDAMNKLEELLRSEGAED is encoded by the coding sequence ATGATAAAAAAACAATTCATATTCAGCAATGGTGAAGGGCTTCACGCTCGTCCAGCCGCCCAATTGGTCGCTGCTGCTACCCCTTTTAAATCAGAACTTTCACTTGAGTATAAAGAAAAAAAGGTAAATCTAAAATCTATTCTTGGTGTGATGTCACTTGGCGTCGCTGGAGGATCTACAATTACATTGATTGCGGATGGTGAAGATGAAATAGACGCGATGAACAAGCTGGAGGAATTATTACGATCTGAAGGCGCAGAAGACTAA
- the ptsP gene encoding phosphoenolpyruvate--protein phosphotransferase: MTKILQGIAASNGISIAKAFRLENAELTVLKESISDVSTEIDRLQNALSHSRSELTTIQKQTQEKFGEQEAAIFSAHVLVLDDPELRTAITDTIQTQHVNAEYAVQEAANLYVSIFEAMDDPYMRERAADIRDVTKRILSHLLGVSIQTPEDITQEVVIIAEDLTPSHTVQLNPELIKGFVTDIGGPTSHSAILARTLEIPAVVGSKTAMAMIQNGEIIIVDGEAGKVIVNPDAETLAVYQEKQQAFAKQKAEWQLLANEPAITLDGHRVELAGNIGTPDDVENVLKNGGEAIGLFRTEFLYMGKEQFPTEDEQFEAYKSVLEQMNGSATIVRTLDIGGDKELPYLQLPHEANPFLGLRAIRLCLDHEEMFRTQLRALLRASIYGNLRIMFPMIATINEFRQAKELFLDVKQQLISERIEVSETIQLGIMVETPAVAILADVFAKEVDFFSIGSNDLIQYTMAADRMNEHVSYLYQPYNPSILRFIKMIIDAAHKEGKMVGMCGEMARDETAIPILLGMGLDEFSMSASSILRTRSQIQKLSKVTLEKQIDHILSLSTADEVLHFIKSLDS; the protein is encoded by the coding sequence ATGACAAAGATCCTTCAGGGCATCGCAGCCTCCAATGGTATTTCTATCGCCAAAGCCTTTCGTCTAGAAAATGCGGAGTTGACTGTACTGAAGGAATCCATTTCAGACGTGTCAACAGAGATAGATCGTCTACAAAACGCTCTTTCTCATTCCCGATCAGAATTGACGACGATTCAGAAACAGACACAAGAAAAGTTCGGTGAACAGGAAGCAGCTATTTTCAGTGCACATGTACTTGTTCTCGACGATCCAGAATTACGCACAGCTATTACAGATACAATCCAGACGCAACACGTAAACGCCGAATATGCAGTACAAGAAGCGGCAAACTTATATGTTTCAATTTTCGAAGCGATGGATGATCCATATATGAGAGAACGCGCTGCTGATATTCGGGATGTAACAAAACGAATCCTTTCCCATTTGCTCGGCGTCAGCATTCAAACGCCCGAAGACATTACGCAAGAGGTCGTCATCATTGCAGAAGACTTGACGCCTTCTCACACTGTTCAACTGAATCCTGAACTAATTAAAGGTTTCGTAACAGATATTGGGGGTCCTACTTCTCACTCTGCTATTTTAGCGAGAACATTGGAAATTCCAGCCGTTGTCGGAAGTAAAACCGCAATGGCTATGATTCAAAACGGTGAAATCATTATTGTAGACGGTGAAGCTGGGAAGGTTATTGTAAACCCTGACGCAGAAACATTAGCCGTTTATCAAGAAAAGCAGCAGGCATTTGCCAAACAAAAAGCCGAATGGCAGTTACTTGCGAATGAGCCTGCTATTACACTTGATGGTCATCGCGTTGAATTAGCTGGAAATATTGGGACACCCGATGATGTGGAAAATGTCTTGAAAAATGGTGGAGAAGCGATTGGATTATTCCGGACGGAGTTTCTTTACATGGGAAAAGAACAATTCCCTACCGAAGATGAGCAGTTTGAAGCATATAAAAGCGTGCTAGAGCAAATGAACGGAAGCGCTACCATTGTTCGTACTCTAGACATTGGTGGAGACAAAGAATTACCGTATTTACAACTTCCACATGAAGCCAATCCATTCTTAGGATTACGAGCAATCCGTCTATGTCTTGATCATGAAGAGATGTTTAGAACACAGTTACGCGCTTTATTGCGTGCCAGTATATATGGAAACTTGAGGATCATGTTTCCGATGATCGCAACGATTAATGAATTCAGGCAAGCAAAAGAACTATTTTTAGACGTAAAGCAACAACTTATTAGTGAAAGAATCGAAGTAAGTGAGACGATTCAACTCGGAATTATGGTTGAAACACCGGCTGTAGCTATTTTGGCTGATGTATTTGCCAAGGAAGTAGATTTCTTCTCCATTGGTTCAAATGATTTAATTCAGTATACGATGGCTGCTGATCGGATGAATGAGCACGTTTCTTACCTCTACCAGCCGTATAATCCATCTATTTTACGCTTTATCAAAATGATTATTGATGCGGCTCACAAAGAAGGCAAGATGGTGGGAATGTGTGGAGAAATGGCACGTGATGAAACGGCGATTCCTATACTGCTCGGGATGGGATTAGATGAGTTTTCCATGAGTGCATCTTCCATACTTCGTACACGTTCACAAATCCAGAAACTATCTAAGGTTACCTTAGAAAAACAGATAGATCATATTCTTTCCCTATCTACCGCGGATGAAGTGTTGCACTTCATTAAAAGTCTAGATAGCTAA
- a CDS encoding YecA family protein: MVGRNDPCPCGSGKKYKKCCERKEAVTVEDLLTDEMENILQTFYDIHPERPDVPAFVEFANTWKSSLNSYLPQEMIETIALDEFFFHQRRDIWDDYLAKQKKKHIRPSILELLDRWSEPKVFVGEVTAVGDTYLTATSILGDETIELWKESDKPVPVGVHFYCFILSDGTSESNYLAVSSLIFFPTDHSEAIKQFAETLADTQNPSLKDSIMKFWIALGESGYTGDEFTEFEAGVIEAAAEFLKQHDRESQALLEVLEDFLVDKQPKARKKLAIAAGAIRYGLDNKHFEPLDMTLKEIAEAFDVSTSSMSKYAKDLAEYASDEN, encoded by the coding sequence ATGGTTGGACGTAATGATCCGTGCCCTTGTGGCAGTGGAAAGAAATATAAAAAGTGCTGTGAACGAAAAGAAGCTGTGACAGTTGAAGATTTACTGACAGATGAAATGGAGAATATACTACAGACGTTTTATGACATTCATCCAGAGCGACCAGATGTACCGGCGTTCGTGGAATTTGCAAATACATGGAAATCTTCATTGAATAGTTATTTACCACAAGAAATGATTGAAACGATTGCGCTTGATGAATTCTTCTTCCATCAACGGAGAGATATTTGGGACGACTATTTGGCCAAGCAGAAGAAAAAACATATTCGCCCATCGATTCTAGAATTACTTGATAGATGGTCAGAGCCGAAGGTATTTGTCGGTGAAGTAACTGCTGTCGGAGATACATATTTAACGGCTACAAGTATTCTAGGTGATGAAACGATTGAATTGTGGAAAGAAAGCGATAAGCCTGTTCCCGTAGGTGTCCACTTCTATTGCTTCATTCTTTCCGATGGTACGTCTGAAAGTAACTATCTAGCAGTCTCAAGTTTAATCTTCTTCCCGACTGATCATTCGGAAGCGATCAAACAGTTTGCTGAAACTCTTGCGGACACGCAAAATCCTTCACTCAAAGACTCCATCATGAAATTCTGGATTGCGCTCGGTGAAAGTGGCTATACAGGAGATGAGTTTACCGAATTTGAAGCAGGAGTTATAGAGGCGGCTGCTGAATTTTTAAAGCAACATGACCGAGAATCCCAAGCTTTGTTAGAAGTGCTTGAAGATTTCTTAGTAGATAAGCAACCAAAAGCGCGAAAGAAACTAGCAATTGCTGCGGGTGCAATCCGATATGGTTTAGACAATAAACATTTCGAACCGCTTGATATGACATTAAAAGAGATCGCAGAAGCATTCGATGTTTCTACCTCTTCGATGAGTAAATATGCGAAAGACCTAGCAGAATATGCTAGCGATGAAAATTAA
- the yfkAB gene encoding radical SAM/CxCxxxxC motif protein YfkAB: MVLSHSRLSDAWEAYQDVDLHGKQVLSSIEFTTTYLCNMRCEHCAVGYMLQPKDPQALPLELLLQRLDEIPHLRTISLTGGEPMFSKKSVEQYVVPLLQHAHARGIQTQMNSNLTMPIERYELIAPYLNVLHISHNWGTVDDFIDGGFARMERKPPRERRAAQFERMIENSRALSEMGVMVSAETMLNRRTLPHLQTIHEQIIHEMKCGRHEIHPMYPSDFASSLDVLTLDETRTAMFDLLSYRDPQTWMLFGTLPFYNCSNDARDQELFEKLAASENVTVRNDPDGRSRLNVNMFTGDVIVTDFGDVPPLGNIQTDQLTDLYTKWQQHPLAKSVSCHCPAVRCLGPNLLVKDAYYPNVDFLKRQQR; encoded by the coding sequence ATGGTACTATCACATTCCCGTTTATCAGATGCATGGGAAGCATATCAAGATGTAGATTTGCATGGTAAGCAAGTTCTATCCAGCATAGAATTCACGACGACCTATTTATGCAATATGCGTTGTGAACATTGCGCGGTTGGATATATGCTACAACCAAAAGACCCACAAGCATTACCACTCGAGTTGCTGCTACAGCGGCTGGATGAAATCCCCCATTTACGAACGATTAGCTTAACAGGCGGCGAGCCGATGTTTTCGAAAAAATCTGTCGAGCAGTATGTCGTACCGTTATTGCAGCATGCACATGCGCGCGGAATTCAGACGCAGATGAATTCGAATCTAACTATGCCTATTGAACGTTATGAATTAATTGCACCGTATTTGAATGTCCTGCATATTTCGCATAACTGGGGTACAGTGGATGATTTCATCGATGGTGGATTCGCCCGGATGGAACGCAAGCCACCACGTGAGCGTCGTGCCGCACAATTCGAACGAATGATTGAAAACAGCCGAGCGTTGTCTGAAATGGGTGTAATGGTGTCAGCGGAAACGATGTTGAATCGCCGAACATTACCTCATCTACAGACCATTCATGAACAAATTATCCATGAAATGAAATGTGGTCGCCATGAAATACATCCTATGTATCCTAGCGATTTCGCTTCTTCATTGGATGTACTAACTTTGGATGAAACACGTACAGCAATGTTCGATCTGCTGTCATACCGTGATCCACAAACATGGATGCTATTTGGGACTTTACCGTTTTATAATTGTAGTAACGATGCAAGAGATCAAGAATTATTTGAGAAACTTGCAGCAAGTGAAAATGTCACTGTGCGAAATGATCCAGACGGTCGTTCTCGGTTGAATGTCAATATGTTTACCGGAGACGTGATCGTGACAGATTTCGGAGATGTTCCTCCACTAGGGAATATTCAAACCGACCAGTTGACGGATTTATATACGAAATGGCAACAACATCCCTTAGCAAAAAGCGTAAGCTGTCATTGTCCTGCAGTGCGTTGTCTTGGACCGAATTTACTCGTAAAAGATGCCTATTATCCAAATGTAGACTTTTTGAAGCGACAGCAAAGATAA
- a CDS encoding MetQ/NlpA family ABC transporter substrate-binding protein — protein sequence MKMKLVGLLTILGMLLTACNPTGSNETIKIGTTAGIYAKVIDQALKPALEEQGYKVEVESYVDLIEPNKELADGEIAANINQQQINLQQFNEEYDLPIVALTEVPSVGLGLYSNSLTSMDDIPNGSWITIPNDELGTARALRFLEQQGLISLDPSAATYAVTEKHIDSNPKNLNIQPILIAQLIPSMASGDLAIIPDNYIMVNEMELEDALAHEELGEELQYIVAVREEDREKDFALAIKEAVASETFQEAIDEHFQGFGK from the coding sequence ATGAAAATGAAACTAGTCGGTCTGCTGACGATCCTTGGAATGCTGTTAACCGCATGCAATCCTACAGGCAGTAATGAAACGATAAAAATTGGTACAACGGCAGGGATTTATGCGAAAGTCATCGATCAGGCATTAAAACCGGCACTTGAAGAACAAGGGTACAAAGTCGAAGTGGAATCATACGTAGATTTAATTGAACCGAATAAAGAGTTGGCTGATGGAGAGATAGCTGCCAACATCAACCAACAACAAATTAATCTTCAACAGTTTAACGAAGAATATGACTTGCCTATAGTTGCTTTGACGGAAGTTCCAAGTGTGGGACTAGGCTTATATTCTAACTCGTTGACGTCGATGGATGATATTCCTAACGGTTCATGGATTACTATTCCGAATGATGAACTAGGCACAGCGAGAGCCCTACGTTTCCTTGAACAACAGGGATTAATTTCATTGGATCCAAGTGCAGCCACTTATGCAGTTACAGAAAAACATATTGATAGTAATCCGAAAAACTTGAACATCCAGCCTATCTTGATTGCACAGCTGATACCATCTATGGCAAGTGGTGATTTAGCCATCATTCCAGACAATTATATTATGGTCAATGAAATGGAATTGGAAGACGCACTAGCACATGAAGAGCTTGGTGAAGAGTTGCAATATATCGTTGCGGTCAGAGAAGAAGATCGTGAGAAGGATTTTGCTTTAGCGATTAAAGAAGCAGTAGCATCAGAGACGTTCCAAGAAGCTATTGATGAACATTTCCAAGGCTTCGGAAAATAA
- a CDS encoding DUF2269 family protein produces MNFYYGAIVFAHVVSAIISVGPLFLLLPLIRRLRSAKAEAEDIYLAIIRVIIRLVMHSGHVLVVTGILLILFGPWPWNTSWIILTIGVMLLSGFFLATGFSSVLKRFHDPSKDREAVLNKLQRTAWIYIGLLMVMLWLMVQKPAVW; encoded by the coding sequence ATGAACTTTTATTACGGAGCGATTGTCTTTGCACACGTAGTGTCGGCTATAATTTCAGTAGGACCTTTATTCCTCTTGCTGCCATTAATACGCCGGCTACGTTCTGCTAAAGCAGAAGCAGAAGACATCTATCTGGCGATTATCCGAGTCATTATACGACTTGTTATGCATTCAGGCCATGTGCTTGTTGTGACTGGTATATTATTAATTTTATTTGGTCCGTGGCCATGGAACACGTCGTGGATTATTCTCACAATAGGCGTCATGTTGCTGTCCGGGTTCTTCCTGGCAACTGGTTTCTCTTCTGTATTGAAAAGATTCCATGATCCAAGCAAAGACAGGGAAGCGGTACTCAACAAGTTACAACGTACTGCCTGGATTTATATTGGATTGCTTATGGTGATGCTTTGGCTTATGGTACAAAAACCGGCAGTCTGGTAA
- a CDS encoding FixH family protein, which translates to MKRLSMLVMSTAMIGILAGCGQDDDVPTEAVLPEVIDVELTVPEQGIANEPVTLTTLVTQGEEKVDDASEVEYEIWEEGKKEDSILVETTNEKEGIYSAETTFDTDGMYHVQVHVTARDMHVMPEKQIQIGDATHQSDEHENGKEDEHHEHGEGVEGLALHFVQPEGAKAATDTELMTHAQLDGEAIKAQVRYEIISADKETTWVDTEESKPGEYTANYQFPKVGSYQVIIHIENEDIHEHEEHTVEVK; encoded by the coding sequence ATGAAACGATTATCAATGTTAGTCATGAGTACAGCTATGATAGGTATACTTGCTGGATGTGGGCAAGACGATGATGTACCTACGGAAGCTGTTTTACCTGAAGTAATTGATGTAGAACTTACAGTACCAGAACAAGGAATTGCTAATGAACCGGTAACTCTAACAACACTTGTAACACAAGGGGAAGAAAAAGTAGATGATGCATCCGAAGTGGAATATGAGATCTGGGAAGAAGGTAAGAAGGAAGACAGTATTCTAGTTGAAACAACAAATGAAAAAGAAGGTATTTATTCAGCAGAAACAACATTCGATACTGACGGTATGTATCACGTTCAAGTACATGTAACTGCACGTGATATGCATGTTATGCCAGAAAAGCAAATCCAAATCGGGGATGCTACCCATCAATCGGATGAACACGAAAATGGCAAAGAAGATGAACATCATGAACACGGCGAAGGAGTAGAAGGTCTTGCTCTTCACTTTGTGCAACCTGAAGGAGCAAAAGCAGCAACAGACACAGAGTTGATGACGCATGCGCAGCTCGACGGTGAAGCAATAAAGGCGCAGGTTCGCTATGAAATCATCTCGGCAGATAAAGAAACCACATGGGTAGATACGGAAGAATCCAAGCCGGGTGAGTATACAGCAAACTATCAATTCCCTAAAGTAGGCAGCTATCAAGTGATTATTCATATCGAAAATGAAGACATTCACGAGCATGAAGAACATACAGTAGAAGTGAAATAA
- a CDS encoding response regulator transcription factor, with protein MRRSKLSYQLLVIDDEQQMRDLIRVILEDAGYSVFEASDGLQALSIVKQHTIDLCIVDVMMPYMDGFTFAEEMKRTSSIPLIFLSARGEEWDKVQGLKLGGDDYIVKPFLPGELVARIEAVLRRTYRHNPEPIILQAGPLTINEDSYTAQLNGNPLNLTLKEFGLLLLLVKHKGRAYSREQLLELVWGDDHQSSERTIDTHVKTLRLKLGDAGKMIETVWGIGYKLEDSE; from the coding sequence ATGAGGCGTAGTAAATTGAGTTACCAATTATTAGTCATTGACGACGAACAGCAAATGCGTGATTTGATTCGTGTGATACTTGAAGATGCGGGCTATAGCGTATTCGAAGCCAGCGACGGTTTGCAGGCTCTGTCGATCGTCAAACAACATACGATAGATTTATGCATTGTCGATGTGATGATGCCCTATATGGACGGCTTCACATTTGCAGAGGAGATGAAACGCACTTCATCGATCCCATTGATTTTCCTATCTGCGCGAGGCGAGGAATGGGATAAAGTTCAAGGTCTAAAACTTGGCGGAGACGACTACATCGTCAAACCTTTCTTACCAGGAGAACTGGTCGCGCGGATCGAAGCCGTCTTGCGCAGAACATACCGTCATAATCCTGAACCAATTATATTACAAGCTGGTCCACTTACCATTAATGAAGACTCGTATACAGCACAGCTTAACGGAAACCCTTTAAATCTGACTTTGAAGGAATTTGGCTTGCTGTTATTGCTAGTCAAACATAAAGGGCGCGCCTATTCCCGAGAACAATTACTTGAATTGGTCTGGGGCGATGATCATCAAAGCAGTGAGCGTACAATTGATACGCATGTTAAAACACTTCGTTTAAAACTAGGTGACGCAGGTAAAATGATTGAGACCGTATGGGGGATCGGCTACAAGTTAGAGGACTCTGAATGA